The Coregonus clupeaformis isolate EN_2021a chromosome 26, ASM2061545v1, whole genome shotgun sequence genome window below encodes:
- the LOC121540398 gene encoding transmembrane 4 L6 family member 4, with product MCSGSFAKCLGITLIPLAILCVLCNILLFFPGGLVAEDNDHITKEVWYFGGIMGSGVLMILPALVFLGLKNNDCCGCCGNESCGKRFAMFTSIIFAAVGVLGAGYSFIVSAVAIHNGPTCLYTNGTTESWTNPFVDGDYLNNHNLWQGCKAPEGIVTWHLTLFSMLLVMGLLQAVLCAIQVINGLIGAICGDCCGCCGSTDGAV from the exons ATGTGCTCGGGTAGTTTTGCCAAGTGTCTGGGCATCACCCTGATCCCCCTGGCCATCCTATGTGTGCTCTGTAACATCCTGCTCTTCTTCCCTGGGGGGCTGGTCGCTGAAGACAATGACCACATCACTAAAGAGGTGTGGTACTTTGGGGGCATCATGGGATCCGGGGTTCTG ATGATCCTCCCAGCACTTGTCTTCCTGGGACTCAAAAACAATGACTGCTGCGGTTGCTGTGGCAACGAGAGTTGTGGAAAGAGATTTGCA ATGTTCACCTCGATCATCTTTGCTGCGGTTGGGGTTCTGGGGGCTGGCTACTCCTTCATTGTGTCTGCTGTTGCCATTCATAATGGACCAACGTGTCTCTATACCAATGGCACAACAGAGTCATGGACCAACCCCTTTGTTGACGG TGACTACCTGAATAACCACAACCTGTGGCAGGGCTGTAAGGCACCTGAGGGCATTGTGACCTGGCACCTGACCTTGTTCTCCATGCTGCTGGTGATGGGCCTGCTGCAGGCTGTGCTCTGTGCCATCCAGGTCATCAACGGACTCATCGGTGCCATCTGTGGAGACTG